One Arachis hypogaea cultivar Tifrunner chromosome 18, arahy.Tifrunner.gnm2.J5K5, whole genome shotgun sequence genomic window, aCATCAAAAGTTCTGGTAATGATTGTTTAGATGCTAATGAGTTAAAGAAtgatttttagtgaatttttaAAATcgtttattcttctattttaaatttataagtttataaaaatatagatttttttattgacactgatgttttaaagttaatataaatAGTAAATGTCAATAATCTGTATCAATACTAAATCGAATTAAgctaattcgatttactatataTTAAATCGAATCAAATAACTTCGATTTACTAATAACCCTATTAATttgaatcaaattgattcgatttagtaTCGGAAtgtgtaatttgaattaaatCAATTCGATTTACATAAATATATGCATTGGAACATCTAcgtaatgttttttattttgggaTTATTGAGTAATATTGGTGACTCCCTGGTTTATTTAAGTGTTTTACCTAAAAGATGAAATACttaaagaaaaaagaggagaaatgcaaagaagaagaaagaggaggagaaggacgtgagaTACAAAAAAGAATAACGTAATTCTCACGCTCGTATTATGTAAGTTGATTTTGTTGGGTTAGGGTTAATTTGTATGACTTGTatgccaaaaaaaatttatatgtgtagtagtaatttgaattttattttatccaaTAAAATACATTTACTGAAGTACCAAGATAAACGGAAAAAACTAATAACTAACCTTTTTCCAACcaatattttcattttaaaaaatttcccCCCTCCTTAACTTTATATGTATTTGCTTTTTCACAACTTTATCGACAGAACAAGCTAAGAAAACGTTGGTTTCACCGAACAGGACTTACCAGGGGCCACTGGGCCAGTGATCCACTGTGAGGGGTACGCATGAGCAAGGAGGTTGTCCTTGCAGACCTTGCAAGAAGCCTCCATGGGATTAAAGGGAAAAAGAGTCGCTCCTTTTTAACTGATAatcgataataataatattaataaataaaatttattaatagtaGTTTAATTAATGGTTTGAAAGTAGCTTAGCATATTAATAGTAGTTTGATTTAACGGGCCAACTTTCCTAACTCATCAAGTAAATTGAATTGTGACATGATTAAGTAGTTGATAATAAAATAAGCAGAGCTAATGGAAATTGATGATATGGGTTGCTCAATTCTTGGTCTGCTGCTTTTTTCTGCTGATGCACATAACAGACTAATTTGAGAAAAAGATTTAGAGGATAGAGAGCACAAGGTAGCGTGCGTACACGTGTGGCTTGAATTATGATGATCTAAATATAGAATtaggaaagaaaaaaggaaatagGAAACGAAGAGAGAATAGAATAGAATTGAATGGGGAAAGGGAAGAAATAGGAGAATTAATGAATTAAATGAATAGGATGATGGTTTGTTGGGGATGGGAGGAATTTCCAGCTAGCTAGCAATAATAGCATTGCCCAACAATAGCCAAATAGCAGCAGAGCCATGAGCCAACAAGGCTTccatcatgcatcatccatatgCAATGCCTGCATCCATCCAGACGATCATGGAGACCTATCTCTTTACTTTGCGGTTTAATTATCTTATTCATTaacatttttatttccttttctagCCACCTACCTAGTTTCTTCGGTCTCTCTTGGCTGATCGATTTATgaattcttttaatttcattttgattCTCATCATTTTTGCTCCTATCTTCTCcaccttaattaattaattatatccaTCCACTCTTTTGATTGATTAATTCACCTTTGGCGCGAAGTGATCGAAGTGGTCATCTGAATCTGAACAAATATATACACAATATACTATTGACCGATCTGTACGTCTGGATCCAAGACCTTGGCAAACATGGCCCGCTCTACCTCGCGGGGTTCCAACTCCTCTCCCAATGGCCTCCTCACAGTTACCATCGCTGGCGGCCGCCATGACCACGTGGACCCCGCTTCGaacaacgaagaagaagaagacgatgaACTAGTGGATCCCGATGATCCTTTTGACGTTATCCACACCAAGAACGTCCCGCTCCAGACGCTCAAGCGTTGGAGAGTAAGCACCCGCAACATTTTATCCAATTTACTTTTCCAACGATGAAAGGAAGTTTCACTGATCATTTAATTATTTGCAGCAAGCAGCATTGGTTCTGAATGCCTCCAGGCGTTTTAGATATACTTTGGACttgaaaaaggaagaggagaaagagcaaaagaaaagcatgattagagccCATGCACAAGTCATAAGAGTAAGCTAGCTCATTAAAGTTCCCTCCTGATCAATCAATTAGTTTGGTTTATTTCCCACGCTTCTCTTCTACTAATCAACCACGATTACTTGCTTTATTATATTAGGCAGCTTTGCTTTTCAGATTGGCTGGGGAACGGGAACTAGGTACGTACGTACTTGTCCATTGAATTAAATTTTTCTCTTATTACTATTCCCTCCGTACGTATGCATGCCTAAAATTAAACTTGTATCATACGACATCCAGTGACAAATACAGCAGCGCCATCCCTGGCAGCCCCAACTCCTGATGGTGACTATGCAGTTGGACTCGAACAACTAGTTTCGATGTTTAAGGATCAGAACGTTCTTGCTTTGCAACACTATGGAGGGGCAAGTCTACTTCAATACAACCTTTTGTATGTTGTGCACTACGTTAAATTGATGGCTTGAAGCCTTGTGCTTTATTTGCTAACACACACATATACATACGACATCTTATTCATCAGGTTAGGGGCTTAGCGGATATACTAAAATCAAATCCGGAGAAAGGCATTAGTGGAAGTGATATTGATCTATCAAAAAGGAAAATAGCATTTGGAACTAATACATATCCTCGGAAAAAGGGCAGAAGTTTCTGGGTACTTTCTATTCTTTTTTATACCATCTTTTCTTTTCaggaaattaaagataaaaattgcAGTTAACGAAGTAGTTGCTAGTTTAACAGTGGTTGTTTTACAGAGGTTTCTTTGGGAATCTTGGCAAGATCTGACGCTTATAATATTGATTATAGCAGCTGTGGTATCATTGGCACTTGGAATAAAAACAGAGGTGTGTGAATAACACTCTTATTTTCTAATTCTCATCATTCACAACAAACATTTATTCGAGCACTAATGCGCTATACAGCTTGATTATGTGATGAATTAGGTAACATACATGCACATGCGGTTCCATGTATCATCTAACTGAATAAAATACCTCTAGTGCTGTCATGTAATACGCGTTAATTGTaatcactaaactaaaatatTCTTGtccaaattttaattctctttcttaATTTCACTGAGAAAAGAGGTATTCCCTTTATCCTTTTagataaatttagatataaaattatttgaataaaaaaaaattactcattTCGAGGTTCATTTTTTACGTTCCTTAATAGTTAAAAAAGAAAACCGAAAATGACCAAAAGTCCAAAACTAAGATAGGGAGAAGCATCAGCTGATAGACATAGTCATCACCAGTCAACAATGGAGGCAGAGGGCAGTTCCCAAGCCTCTGCGGCGGCATCAGAGTCCCAAGCCACCAGCGAACGCATCAAGCTCAACGTCGGCGGCAAGCTCTTCGAGACAACCCTCTCGACCATCCGGTCCGCCGGTCCAGACTCCCTCCTCTTCGTCCTCTCGAACCGCCCCGCCAACGACCCCAACCCGGTTTTCATAGACCGGGACCCCGAAATCTTCTccgtcctcctctccctcctgCGCACCAATCAGATCCCCTCCGCCGCCCGCCGCTTCTCCACACAGGAGCTTGCTGACGAGGCCGCCTTTTACGGCATAGACTCCCACTTCCGCTCTGCTGCCGCTCCCCCGCCCTTCTCCGGCATCGATGCTTCCATCGTCAAGTCCATCAGTCCCGCCTCCGAGGGTCTCCCTTCCACCTTTGCCGTCGCCGACAACGGCGCGGTCTGGATCGCCCACGGCGGCCAGATCTCCAGCTATGACTGGAGCCTCGCCCACACCGGCACTCTCCGTACTCACCTCGACGAGATCGACTCCATCTGCCGCGTATGGACGGAGATCGCTGCCGTCGGATCGGAATCCGATGCCGGACTTCATTTCTACGACTTCTCAAGCAGCCGCCACGTTGGATCCGTACACTGGACCGATCCTTCAGATCCTCGCATATTCAAGGCTCGCGTTAACGCCATAACCGCCTCGGAAACCTCCGTGTTCGCCTCGTTCGATTGTCCTCACCGCGAGAACATTGTTCTCGAGATCGACAAAGAGAGGATCCAGATTGTATCGCAGTTAGGGCGCCAATCGGGGAACCAGGCAAAGCACATGGTTCCGTCGAAGTTGACGTTTGTTCCGGCAACCGGAGTTCTCGTCGGAACCGCCATCACGAGCGGCGCGTTCGGCTACTCCGGTTACATACGGATTTGGGACCCCAGGTCCGGAGACGTGGTTTGGGAGACAAACGAGCCTGGTGCGGGTCGGAGTAGCAGGTTCGGAGACTCATTTGCTGACGTGGATGTTGACGCGGAAGGGTTATCGATTTTCAAGCTGTGTTCTAAGTCTGGGGATTTGGGTATGGCTGACATGAGGCGTTTGGGGGATGATCCTTGGGTTTATTTGGAGGAGAAGAACCCTAGCATGGTAAATTATGGTGGTGAAGTGAATAATTTGTtgatgcattgttgttggggGCAAGTGTTTGTTGGAAGAGGTGGAAGCTTGGAGGTTTGGTCAAGGGTTCAAGCCCATGGTGGCAGCATCGAAGGTGAGAGCGGGCGTGAAGGGTTTTTTCGGAGGAACTTCGTGGATAAGAGGGGTGATTCAGAGAGAGGGGATATAAAGAAGATTGAAGGTGGTGGGGATAGGTTGTTTGTTAGTAGGGAAGGTGTTGAAGGTATTGAAGTGTGGGAGAGTTCTCATACTTCTGGAGCTGTTCCTGTTTCATGACCCCTCCCCATGGATTAGGGCCTTTCTTTCTCAACATTTTAGTAGGGGTTTTTGTTTTGTaagattcatatatttttttccttctGATGATTCAATGAGAAACTGTTTAGTTAGTTATAGCGCTGATATTTTCAGCTGTATACACTTGAATAATTTATAATAAGATGCAATTTTCCTTACAGTGTATGTGTTGGTTGTGATTTTGTTATTACTCATTAGTCATCGTGTTTTGTCAGGTTCTTTGCTAGGGGTTTCCATTTTTTTATGCaaggttcttcttctttcatgAAAACTGTGTTATTAGCCATAGAAAGTAGTTCTTTACTCTAATAGCTTGAACATTTTCATATCAAGAAGTGTCTTGGACTTGGTTGTGAAACTATGATCTTGGTATAGTGCCGTTTGGATATCTTCAATCTGATTTACTAATAGTTGCTAATTATGTGAGTATATTTTAGTGAAAGCTTTGGGATCATTTCAATGTTCATGGTCAATTAAGTACTATACTTTTCTGTGATGGCCTTAGTGAACTTTATCTTTCACTATAGTCCTGTTATGTTTGACACAATGATAGAGAAGCATGATTTGTGTACAATGCACCATTCTTGTTAAGGGATATGTTTAGTAC contains:
- the LOC112770779 gene encoding protein ENDOPLASMIC RETICULUM-ARRESTED PEN3-like — encoded protein: MEAEGSSQASAAASESQATSERIKLNVGGKLFETTLSTIRSAGPDSLLFVLSNRPANDPNPVFIDRDPEIFSVLLSLLRTNQIPSAARRFSTQELADEAAFYGIDSHFRSAAAPPPFSGIDASIVKSISPASEGLPSTFAVADNGAVWIAHGGQISSYDWSLAHTGTLRTHLDEIDSICRVWTEIAAVGSESDAGLHFYDFSSSRHVGSVHWTDPSDPRIFKARVNAITASETSVFASFDCPHRENIVLEIDKERIQIVSQLGRQSGNQAKHMVPSKLTFVPATGVLVGTAITSGAFGYSGYIRIWDPRSGDVVWETNEPGAGRSSRFGDSFADVDVDAEGLSIFKLCSKSGDLGMADMRRLGDDPWVYLEEKNPSMVNYGGEVNNLLMHCCWGQVFVGRGGSLEVWSRVQAHGGSIEGESGREGFFRRNFVDKRGDSERGDIKKIEGGGDRLFVSREGVEGIEVWESSHTSGAVPVS